The DNA window AGCCCGCCGAGGGCTGGAAGGCGATCGCCTTCGCCGAGGTGGGGGAGGGGCGTACGGCGCTGCTGGTGCACGCCGACGACCCGCGCCTGCGCCGGCTGGCGGTCCTGGACGCGGTCATCAACAACGCCGACCGCAAGGGCGGGCATCTGCTGCCGACGGCGGACGGCAAGCTGTACGGGATCGACCACGGCGTCACGTTCAACACGCAGGACAAGCTCCGCACGCTGCTGTGGGGCTGGGCGGGGGAGCCGCTGACGGCCGAGGCCGCCGAGATGCTGGCCGGGCTGGCGCGGGAGCTGGCGCCGGAGCGCCCGCTCGCCACCCGCATGGCCGAACTGATCACCCCGGCGGAACTGGACGCGCTGCGGGGACGGGTGGCGACGCTGCGGACCACCGCACGTCACCCGGCGCCGAGCGGCGAGTGGCCGGCCATTCCCTGGCCGCCGGTGTAGCCGGATCGCCGCCGCTGGCGATCCCCTTCGCGCAACAGTGGCTCGCCGGACACGTTTCCGTATCCGGTTCGTATCCGGAACGTGCGTCCGGTTACGCTCAAGGCATGCATGCCTGGCCCGCTTCTGAGGTCCCCGCCCTGCCCGGCAAGGGCCGCGACCTCCAGATCCACGACACCGCGACCGGTCGGTTGATCACCCTCGACCCCGGTCCCGTCGCCCGTATCTACGTCTGCGGAATCACGCCGTACGACGCGACCCACATCGGTCACGCGGCGACCTACAACGCGTTCGACCTCGTGCAGCGCGTGTGGCTCGACACCAAGCGGCAGGTTCACTACGTCCAGAACGTCACGGACGTGGACGATCCGCTGCTCGAGCGGGCGAACCGCGACGGACACGACTGGACCGAACTCGCGGAGCGCGAAACCGCGCTCTTCCGCGAGGACATGACCGCCCTGCGGATGCTTCCGCCGCAGCACTACATCGGGGCCGTCGAAGCGATACCCGGCATCGTGCCGCTCATCGAGCGGCTGCGGGACGCGGGCGCGGCGTACGACCTCGAAGGGGACGTGTACTTCTCCGTCGAGGCCGACCCGCACTTCGGCGAGGTCTCCGGGCTCGACGCCGACGCGATGCGGCTGCTGTCCGCCGAGCGCGGCGGCGACCCCGAGCGCCCCGGCAAGAAGAACCCGCTCGACCCGATGCTCTGGATGGCCGCCCGTGAGGGCGAGCCGAGCTGGGACGGCGCCTCGCTGGGCCGCGGCAGGCCCGGCTGGCACATCGAGTGCGTCGCGATCGCCCTGGACCACCTGGGGATGGGCTTCGACGTGCAGGGCGGCGGATCCGACCTCGCCTTCCCGCACCACGAGATGGGCGCCTCCCACGCCCAGGCGCTGACCGGTGAGTACCCGTTCGCCAAGACATACGTGCACGCCGGAATGGTCGCTCTGGACGGCGAGAAGATGTCGAAGTCCAAAGGCAACCTGGTCTTCGTGTCGAAGCTGCGCCGCGACGGCGTGGACCCGGCGGCCATCCGCCTCACGCTGCTCGCGCACCACTACCGGGCCGACTGGGAGTGGACGGACCAGGTGCTCGAAGACGCCCTGGAGCGGCTCGGGCGCTGGCGCGCGGCCGTGTCCCGTCCCGACGGGCCGTCCGCCGACGCCCTGGTCGAGGAGATCCGCGAGGCGCTCTCCAACGACCTCGACACGCCGGCCGCCATCGCCGCCGTGGACCGCTGGGCCGCCCGTCAGGCGTCCGAGGGCGGTACGGACGAAGGCGCGCCCGGTGTCGTCTCGCGTGCGGTCGACGCGCTGCTCGGCGTGGCCCTGTAACCGCCGCTCGTCGCCGCTTCCCGTTT is part of the Streptomyces agglomeratus genome and encodes:
- a CDS encoding SCO1664 family protein, which translates into the protein MPASERIPPRSVTPADTELLTVLAKGHLTARGRVGEASNAVLYCGIEYDGVSASCVYKPVAGERPLWDFPDGTLAQREVAAYEISRATGWGLVPPTVLRDGPYGEGMCQLWIEAADPGPDGGLLALVEDEEPAEGWKAIAFAEVGEGRTALLVHADDPRLRRLAVLDAVINNADRKGGHLLPTADGKLYGIDHGVTFNTQDKLRTLLWGWAGEPLTAEAAEMLAGLARELAPERPLATRMAELITPAELDALRGRVATLRTTARHPAPSGEWPAIPWPPV
- the mshC gene encoding cysteine--1-D-myo-inosityl 2-amino-2-deoxy-alpha-D-glucopyranoside ligase, with translation MHAWPASEVPALPGKGRDLQIHDTATGRLITLDPGPVARIYVCGITPYDATHIGHAATYNAFDLVQRVWLDTKRQVHYVQNVTDVDDPLLERANRDGHDWTELAERETALFREDMTALRMLPPQHYIGAVEAIPGIVPLIERLRDAGAAYDLEGDVYFSVEADPHFGEVSGLDADAMRLLSAERGGDPERPGKKNPLDPMLWMAAREGEPSWDGASLGRGRPGWHIECVAIALDHLGMGFDVQGGGSDLAFPHHEMGASHAQALTGEYPFAKTYVHAGMVALDGEKMSKSKGNLVFVSKLRRDGVDPAAIRLTLLAHHYRADWEWTDQVLEDALERLGRWRAAVSRPDGPSADALVEEIREALSNDLDTPAAIAAVDRWAARQASEGGTDEGAPGVVSRAVDALLGVAL